Proteins found in one Penaeus vannamei isolate JL-2024 chromosome 29, ASM4276789v1, whole genome shotgun sequence genomic segment:
- the LOC113816885 gene encoding soluble scavenger receptor cysteine-rich domain-containing protein SSC5D has product MASMLCHVAVMSLLVSATTNAAGTTVNAVSTTAITATTPERTTVLTTTLGATTMAETTTTTTAPTTTTTTTTTTVPTTTTAPTTTTAPTTTTTPTTTSTTTTTTPTTSTTTTTTPTTTATTPTTITTTTTPATTTTPTTATPTTTTTTTTPTTTTPPNTTSTPTTTATSTPTTAPQGTATPPPPAPKSQSDAPPATQFSVKEVVLVSVSCSLFVLLAVAALAFLRSRARRRRRRRTRARDSLPVVSLKPLEAREEEVPRDDKMWLTVTVRDFGPRSDNLEVLGVGGRGHDARILTVSERGYSRRSSMPEATAQALSSGLQGASQHLNMSLHSLNTLSPPQHLPTIRNNIHSYRRVSTSNLQQGSPRNMHVEGPALPTPPEAPRIVVSKPRSRESLQEDLRTIDSRFQFLDESAASEERSPAAFSTFGK; this is encoded by the exons ATGGCGTCGATGCTGTGTCACGTGGCTGTCATGTCGTTGCTTGTTTCTGCAACTACGAATGCTGCAG GTACAACCGTAAATGCGGTTTCTACCACAGCTATAACCGCAACAACCCCTGAGAGGACCACGGTACTAACGACCACACTTGGAGCTACTACAATGGCCGAAACTACGACTACCACCACTGCCCCTACGACTACAacaaccactaccactaccacagtTCCTACGACTACCACAGCTCCTACGACTACCACAGCTCCTACGACTACCACTACGCCTACAACAACTtccactacaactaccactacccCTACAACTtccactacaactaccactacccctacaaccactgccactactccTACGACTATAACTACCACTACTACGCCTGCAACTACCACTACCCCCACAACTGCAACTCCTACAACAACGACTACTACCACGACTCCAACGACCACAACCCCTCCAAACACAACTTCAACGCCTACCACCACAGCCACCTCAACCCCGACCACAGCACCGCAGGGcaccgccaccccccctcccccagcccccaagAGCCAGTCAGACGCTCCTCCTGCGACCCAATTCAGCGTGAAGGAGGTGGTCCTCGTGAGCGTCTCGTGTTCCCTGTTCGTCCTCCTGGCCGTGGCGGCGCTGGCCTTCCTCCGGAGCCGGgccaggaggcggaggaggcgcaGGACTCGCGCCAGGGACTCCCTGCCGGTGGTATCGCTGAAGCCCCTGgaggccagggaggaggaggttccCCGCGACGACAAGATGTGGCTGACGGTGACCGTGCGGGATTTCGGTCCTCGCTCCGACAACCTGGAGGTCCTCGGGGTCGGCGGGCGAGGACACGACGCCAGGATTCTGACGGTGTCCGAGCGGGGCTACAGCAGGCGGTCCTCCATGCCCGAGGCCACCGCGCAAGCCCTGAGCTCTGGGCTGCAAGGAGCGAGTCAGCACCTGAACATGTCGCTCCACAGCCTCAACACCCTGTCTCCGCCGCAGCACCTCCCGACCATCCGCAACAACATCCACAGCTACAGGCGGGTCTCGACCTCGAACCTCCAGCAAGGGAGCCCCAGGAACATGCACGTCGAAGGACCTGCTCTGCCGACACCTCCAGAGGCGCCGAGGATTGTCGTCTCGAAGCCCCGGTCCCGCGAGTCGCTCCAGGAGGACCTCCGCACGATCGACTCCCGCTTCCAGTTCCTCGACGAGAGCGCGGCCAGCGAGGAGCGCAGCCCCGCCGCCTTCTCCACCTTCGGCAAGTGA